In a genomic window of Strix aluco isolate bStrAlu1 chromosome 3, bStrAlu1.hap1, whole genome shotgun sequence:
- the GTF3C2 gene encoding general transcription factor 3C polypeptide 2 isoform X1, translating into MASSSPRGPRCRERSRRGRSGRGSAPAGRSRSRSRAREGEPRALRQLSPLGDLDALAPSEEGVEAAKSQKKPVWNQKPKSSCSDRHGADPAEAAGRGEPSRTSENGPVPPPKAPGKRGRKAKTEMLLLKLSQDLECPAPEPLCVQKMLGGSEAPEGLEPPPGGRPKRRAAKVALLYLQELAEELTSVYQPPAPAEGAQEPEPELERIQKKRRSQRRKEEEMDSDDPARDADFVPSKEVLLQAEEEEEGSDAPLSEVSEPELETLRGHGGKASSAGRAKPQCRGLAPNGFHNSIMAPVEKCSGLTCSLREQKFSQWEFPDWIPLAHKWTCLSDSEAAPYLPAEKSSPLFSIQREGIEDDGVLYRVNRFSSLQPHEERLDISFFVGGPVWAMEWCPSPEGSAASQYVAVYCHGSMEETHSVAGLHGGPALLQLWGLGALQPAQGCADKARLAYAVAADHGCVWDMKFCPSGAWEPPAAARKHPQMSRLGLLAVAFSDGKVVLYSLPHPGALQCSKSTQVKDGSFHKHLICKAQSVATLQVGSIQAGNASECGQCFSLSWMPSKPHHHLAAGFYDGTVAVWNLLTKSLLQCVRQPDGSLKLYPFQCFLAHDHAVRSIEWCKADSNFLVTAGSDRKIKFWDLRRLYEPINSIKRFLSTEVAWLLPYNGVTVAQDNCYASYGLCGIHYIDAGYLGFKAYFVAPRKGTVWSISGSDWLNTVAAGDITGELVAAVLPDLAVNPLNVKRSSDRRFPVYKADLLPCSPEGPEGGEQALLRTRLYSEMVTKSYIRFWDTDLRSFRNFPSREPMRRMHAQEAKAELSLDRLQLEALHKVRFSPNLDSQGWLVSGGQAGIVRAHCLAGLASGPSRRLLPERRARFRCLYGAQPSSPGPPGPPELPAE; encoded by the exons ATGGCGTCCAGCTCCCCCCGCGGGCCGCGCTGCCGGGAGCGGAGTCGCCGGGGCCGCTCGGGACGGGGATCGGCGCCTGCCGGGCGCAGCCGCAGCCGCAGCCGGGCGCGAGAGGGCGAGCCCCGGGCGCTCC GGCAGCTGTCGCCGCTCGGAGATCTGGACGCGTTGGCCCCCTCTGAGGAGGGAGTCGAAGCTGCCAAATCCCAGAAAAAACCTGTCTGGAACCAAAAACCCAAGAGCAGCTGCAGTGACCGGCACGGCGCAGACCCTgcggaggcggcggggcgcggggagccCTCGAGGACCTCGGAGAACGGGCCTGTGCCGCCGCCGAAGGCGCCCGGGAAGCGCGGACGCAAGGCCAAGACggagatgctgctgctgaagcTCTCTCAGGACCTGGAGTGCCCGGCCCCGGAGCCCCTCTGCGTGCAGAAGATGCTGGGGGGCAGCGAGGCGCCCGAAGGCCTGGAGCCCCCCCCCGGCGGGCGCCCCAAGAGACGGGCGGCCAAAGT GGCTTTGCTGTACCTCCAGGAGCTGGCGGAGGAGCTGACGTCCGTGTACCAGCCGCCGGCTCCTGCTGAGGGGGCTCAGGAGCCGGAGCCAGAGCTTGAGCGTATCCAGAAGAAGCGTCGgagccagaggaggaaggaggaggaaatggaCAGCGATGACCCCGCGCGAGACGCTGACTTCGTGCCCTCGAAGGAGGTgttgctgcaggcagaggaggaggaggaggggagtgacGCGCCGCTCAGCGAGGTGTCGGAACCGGAGCTGGAGACGCTCCGAGGTCACGGTGGGAAGGCGTCGTCTGCAGGG AGAGCCAAACCCCAGTGCCGAGGCCTCGCTCCCAACGGCTTCCACAACTCCATCATGGCCCCCGTGGAGAAGTGCTCCGGcctcacctgcagcct GCGAGAGCAGAAGTTTTCACAGTGGGAGTTTCCCGACTGGATCCCTTTGGCGCACAAGTGGACGTGTCTCTCCGACAG CGAAGCTGCCCCATACCTGCCAGCGGAGAAGTCGTCTCCTCTCTTCTCCATCCAGCGTGAAGGCATCGAGGATGATGGTGTCTTGTACAGGGTAAACAG GttcagctccctgcagccccacgAGGAGCGCCTGGACATCTCCTTCTTCGTTGGTGGCCCCGTTTGGGCCATGGAGTGGTGCCCATCCCCGGAGGGCTCGGCGGCCTCTCAGTACGTGGCCGTCTACTGCCACGGCAGCATGGAGGAGACACACAGCGTGGCTGGGCTCCACGGCGGCCCCGCActcctgcagctctggggcctggGCGCGCTGCAGCCGGCGCAGGG CTGTGCCGACAAAGCCAGGCTGGCTTACGCCGTCGCTGCCGACCACGGCTGCGTCTGGGACATGAAATTCTGCCCCAGCGGTGCCTGGGAGCCGCCTGCCGCTGCCAGGAAG CACCCGCAGATGAGCCGGCTGGGGCTGCTGGCCGTGGCCTTCTCGGATGGCAAAGTGGTGCTGTACTCCCTCCCACACCCTGGCGCCCTGCAGTGCTCCAAGAGTACCCAGGTAAAAG ATGGGTCCTTCCACAAGCACCTTATCTGCAAG GCGCAGAGCGTTGCCACGCTCCAGGTGGGCTCTATCCAGGCGGGGAACGCGTCCGAGTGCGGCCAGTGCTTCAGCCTCTCCTGGATGCCGTCCAAGCCCCATCATCACCTCGCGGCTGGTTTTTATGACG GCACCGTGGCCGTCTGGAACCTGCTCACCAAGTCCCTGCTGCAGTGCGTGCGCCAGCCCGACGGCTCCCTCAAGCTTTACCCTTTCCAGTGCTTTTTAGCCCACGACCACGCAGTCCGGAGCATCGAGTGGTGCAAGGCCGACAG CAACTTCCTGGTCACGGCAGGGAGTGACCGTAAGATCAAGTTCTGGGACCTGCGGCGGCTCTATGAGCCCATCAACAGCATCAAGCGGTTCCTCAGCACGGAGGTGGCCTGGCTGCTGCCCTACAACGGGGTCACCGTGGCCCAGGACAACTGTTACGCCTC TTACGGTCTCTGCGGGATCCACTACATCGACGCGGGGTACTTGGGCTTCAAGGCTTATTTTGTGGCCCCTCGCAAGGGCACCGTGTGG AGCATCTCAGGCTCGGACTGGCTGAACACGGTGGCGGCGGGAGACATCACCGGCGAGCTGGTGGCCGCGGTGCTGCCCGACCTGGCCGTCAACCCCCTCAACGTCAAACGCTCCTCGGACCGACGATTC CCCGTCTACAAAGCCGacctgctgccctgcagccctgAGGGGCCGGAGGGCGGCGAGCAGGCACTGCTGAGGACCAGGCTCTACAGCGAGATGGTCACCAAGAGCTACATCCGATTCTGGGACACGGACCTG CGCAGCTTCAGGAACTTCCCCAGCCGTGAGCCGATGCGCAGGATGCACGCGCAGGAGGCGAAGGCCGAGCTCAGCCTCGACCGCCTGCAGCTGGAAGCCCTGCACAAG GTGCGTTTCAGCCCCAACCTGGACTCGCAGGGCTGGCTGGTgtcgggcgggcaggcgggcatCGTGCGGGCGCACTGCCTGGCAGGACTGGCCTCTGGCCCGAGCCGCCGGCTGCTCCCCGAGCGCCGTGCCCGCTTCCGCTGCCTCTACGGggcccagcccagcagccccggcccccccggcccccccgagCTGCCGGCGGAGTAG
- the GTF3C2 gene encoding general transcription factor 3C polypeptide 2 isoform X2 encodes MASSSPRGPRCRERSRRGRSGRGSAPAGRSRSRSRAREGEPRALRQLSPLGDLDALAPSEEGVEAAKSQKKPVWNQKPKSSCSDRHGADPAEAAGRGEPSRTSENGPVPPPKAPGKRGRKAKTEMLLLKLSQDLECPAPEPLCVQKMLGGSEAPEGLEPPPGGRPKRRAAKVALLYLQELAEELTSVYQPPAPAEGAQEPEPELERIQKKRRSQRRKEEEMDSDDPARDADFVPSKEVLLQAEEEEEGSDAPLSEVSEPELETLRGHGGKASSAGRAKPQCRGLAPNGFHNSIMAPVEKCSGLTCSLREQKFSQWEFPDWIPLAHKWTCLSDSEAAPYLPAEKSSPLFSIQREGIEDDGVLYRVNRFSSLQPHEERLDISFFVGGPVWAMEWCPSPEGSAASQYVAVYCHGSMEETHSVAGLHGGPALLQLWGLGALQPAQGCADKARLAYAVAADHGCVWDMKFCPSGAWEPPAAARKHPQMSRLGLLAVAFSDGKVVLYSLPHPGALQCSKSTQVKDGSFHKHLICKAQSVATLQVGSIQAGNASECGQCFSLSWMPSKPHHHLAAGFYDGTVAVWNLLTKSLLQCVRQPDGSLKLYPFQCFLAHDHAVRSIEWCKADSNFLVTAGSDRKIKFWDLRRLYEPINSIKRFLSTEVAWLLPYNGVTVAQDNCYASYGLCGIHYIDAGYLGFKAYFVAPRKGTVWSISGSDWLNTVAAGDITGELVAAVLPDLAVNPLNVKRSSDRRFPVYKADLLPCSPEGPEGGEQALLRTRLYSEMVTKSYIRFWDTDLLPP; translated from the exons ATGGCGTCCAGCTCCCCCCGCGGGCCGCGCTGCCGGGAGCGGAGTCGCCGGGGCCGCTCGGGACGGGGATCGGCGCCTGCCGGGCGCAGCCGCAGCCGCAGCCGGGCGCGAGAGGGCGAGCCCCGGGCGCTCC GGCAGCTGTCGCCGCTCGGAGATCTGGACGCGTTGGCCCCCTCTGAGGAGGGAGTCGAAGCTGCCAAATCCCAGAAAAAACCTGTCTGGAACCAAAAACCCAAGAGCAGCTGCAGTGACCGGCACGGCGCAGACCCTgcggaggcggcggggcgcggggagccCTCGAGGACCTCGGAGAACGGGCCTGTGCCGCCGCCGAAGGCGCCCGGGAAGCGCGGACGCAAGGCCAAGACggagatgctgctgctgaagcTCTCTCAGGACCTGGAGTGCCCGGCCCCGGAGCCCCTCTGCGTGCAGAAGATGCTGGGGGGCAGCGAGGCGCCCGAAGGCCTGGAGCCCCCCCCCGGCGGGCGCCCCAAGAGACGGGCGGCCAAAGT GGCTTTGCTGTACCTCCAGGAGCTGGCGGAGGAGCTGACGTCCGTGTACCAGCCGCCGGCTCCTGCTGAGGGGGCTCAGGAGCCGGAGCCAGAGCTTGAGCGTATCCAGAAGAAGCGTCGgagccagaggaggaaggaggaggaaatggaCAGCGATGACCCCGCGCGAGACGCTGACTTCGTGCCCTCGAAGGAGGTgttgctgcaggcagaggaggaggaggaggggagtgacGCGCCGCTCAGCGAGGTGTCGGAACCGGAGCTGGAGACGCTCCGAGGTCACGGTGGGAAGGCGTCGTCTGCAGGG AGAGCCAAACCCCAGTGCCGAGGCCTCGCTCCCAACGGCTTCCACAACTCCATCATGGCCCCCGTGGAGAAGTGCTCCGGcctcacctgcagcct GCGAGAGCAGAAGTTTTCACAGTGGGAGTTTCCCGACTGGATCCCTTTGGCGCACAAGTGGACGTGTCTCTCCGACAG CGAAGCTGCCCCATACCTGCCAGCGGAGAAGTCGTCTCCTCTCTTCTCCATCCAGCGTGAAGGCATCGAGGATGATGGTGTCTTGTACAGGGTAAACAG GttcagctccctgcagccccacgAGGAGCGCCTGGACATCTCCTTCTTCGTTGGTGGCCCCGTTTGGGCCATGGAGTGGTGCCCATCCCCGGAGGGCTCGGCGGCCTCTCAGTACGTGGCCGTCTACTGCCACGGCAGCATGGAGGAGACACACAGCGTGGCTGGGCTCCACGGCGGCCCCGCActcctgcagctctggggcctggGCGCGCTGCAGCCGGCGCAGGG CTGTGCCGACAAAGCCAGGCTGGCTTACGCCGTCGCTGCCGACCACGGCTGCGTCTGGGACATGAAATTCTGCCCCAGCGGTGCCTGGGAGCCGCCTGCCGCTGCCAGGAAG CACCCGCAGATGAGCCGGCTGGGGCTGCTGGCCGTGGCCTTCTCGGATGGCAAAGTGGTGCTGTACTCCCTCCCACACCCTGGCGCCCTGCAGTGCTCCAAGAGTACCCAGGTAAAAG ATGGGTCCTTCCACAAGCACCTTATCTGCAAG GCGCAGAGCGTTGCCACGCTCCAGGTGGGCTCTATCCAGGCGGGGAACGCGTCCGAGTGCGGCCAGTGCTTCAGCCTCTCCTGGATGCCGTCCAAGCCCCATCATCACCTCGCGGCTGGTTTTTATGACG GCACCGTGGCCGTCTGGAACCTGCTCACCAAGTCCCTGCTGCAGTGCGTGCGCCAGCCCGACGGCTCCCTCAAGCTTTACCCTTTCCAGTGCTTTTTAGCCCACGACCACGCAGTCCGGAGCATCGAGTGGTGCAAGGCCGACAG CAACTTCCTGGTCACGGCAGGGAGTGACCGTAAGATCAAGTTCTGGGACCTGCGGCGGCTCTATGAGCCCATCAACAGCATCAAGCGGTTCCTCAGCACGGAGGTGGCCTGGCTGCTGCCCTACAACGGGGTCACCGTGGCCCAGGACAACTGTTACGCCTC TTACGGTCTCTGCGGGATCCACTACATCGACGCGGGGTACTTGGGCTTCAAGGCTTATTTTGTGGCCCCTCGCAAGGGCACCGTGTGG AGCATCTCAGGCTCGGACTGGCTGAACACGGTGGCGGCGGGAGACATCACCGGCGAGCTGGTGGCCGCGGTGCTGCCCGACCTGGCCGTCAACCCCCTCAACGTCAAACGCTCCTCGGACCGACGATTC CCCGTCTACAAAGCCGacctgctgccctgcagccctgAGGGGCCGGAGGGCGGCGAGCAGGCACTGCTGAGGACCAGGCTCTACAGCGAGATGGTCACCAAGAGCTACATCCGATTCTGGGACACGGACCTG ctcccaccttGA
- the SLC30A3 gene encoding putative proton-coupled zinc antiporter SLC30A3, protein MEPPTGTESARLVNPRGGRADGSLRLKSLFTGSQDALAPPAPPAPCCHCSPLAPGPGPGRLQARRQLSVACTVCCVFMVGEVIGGYLAHSLAIMTDAAHLLTDVGSMAVSLFSLWVSTRPPTQTMSFGWHRSETLGALASVLSIWVVTGALVYLAAARIVSNDYEIEARAMLATSASAVGVNLVMAYILHQSPVGHGHGAGGYEQLESAGGRLPSHAPLPGSTSVRAAFVHVVGDLLQSVGVLVAATIIYFKPQCKIADPISTLFFSVFVLGSTFTILRDVFRVLMEGAPRGLEFGAVKGALLGVRGVKGAHDLHLWALTPSHHAVSVHVAVEASADAETVLREVTAQLQHNFSFASCTVQVERYREEMAACPHCQDPPT, encoded by the exons ATGGAGCCCCCGACCGGCACCGAGAGCGCCCGCCTGGTCAAcccgcggggcggccgcgccgaCGGCAGCCTGCGCCTCAAGAG tcTGTTCACAGGCTCCCAGGACGCCctggcccccccggcccccccggctcCTTGCTGCCACTGCAGCCCCCTCGCCCCCGGTCCTGGCCCGGGGAGGCTCCAGGCCCGGCGGCAGCTGAGCGTCGCCTGCACCGTCTGCTGCGTCTTCATGGTCGGGGAGGTGATAG GCGGGTACCTGGCGCACAGCCTGGCCATCATGACGGATGCGGCTCACCTCCTGACCGACGTGGGCAGCATGGCCGTCAGCCTCTTCTCCCTCTGGGTCTCCACCCGCCCGCCCACCCAGACCATGAGCTTCGGCTGGCACCGCTCGG AGACGCTGGGTGCGCTGGCGTCTGTCCTCTCCATCTGGGTCGTCACCGGGGCCCTCGTCTACCTGGCGGCCGCCCGCATCGTCAGCAACGACTATGAGATCGAGGCGCGAGCCATGCTGGCTACCTCCGCCAGCGCCGTCGGCGTCAACCTGGT catGGCCTACATCCTGCACCAGTCCCCCgtcggccacggccacggcgCAGGGGGCTACGAGCAGCTGGAGAGCGCCGGGGGCCGCCTGCCCAGCCATGCCCCCCTGCCCGGCAGCACCAGCGTCCGCGCGGCCTTCGTCCACGTGGTGGGTGACCTGCTGCAGAGCGTCGGCGTCCTCGTGGCTGCCACCATCATCTACTTCAAG CCCCAGTGCAAGATCGCAGACCCCATCAGCACCCTCTTCTTCTCCGTCTTCGTCCTCGGCTCCACCTTCACCATCCTCAGGGATGTCTTCAGAGTCCTGATGGAAG GGGCACCCCGGGGCCTCGAGTTCGGCGCGGTGAAGGGGGCGCTGCTGGGGGTCCGCGGGGTGAAGGGCGCCCACGACCTGCACCTCTGGGCGCTGACACCGAGCCACCACGCCGTGTCGGTACACGTGGCTGTGG AGGCCAGCGCCGACGCCGAGACGGTGCTGCGGGAAGTCACGGCCCAGTTGCAGCACAACTTCAGCTTCGCCTCCTGCACGGTGCAGGTGGAGCGGTACCGGGAGGAGATGGCGGCCTGCCCCCACTGCCAGGACCCCCCCACCTGA